DNA from Nitrospira sp.:
GAAACGAGGCCCGGTCAGATATTGATAGACCATTTCCGTTTTCGTCTGCTGCCCCTCAGACGCTTGGCGGGCCGAGGCGACTTCGATGAGCGTGTGGCGGAGCGTGAGAGCGACTGGAAGTACCGTCTTAGTATGTGTCACCCAGACGTTCTCGACCAACCCAAATGTTTCTATTTCTTTGGGGAGCGATTGGCTGACGATCACGGCGATCTCAGCTTTGGCTGCCCGTTGGTCTTCACGGAGCTTCGCTAGCCAGCCGTCGCTCCAGTTCTTGGTTCGCTTCGATTCCCAGATGATCGTCCCACATGGTTGCCCGCTCGGTCCGACAACATGTTGCAGTGCATCACCGCCATGCTCACCTTTAGGAACAGGCTCGATCGTATCCCGTGGAAACTTTGCCCGTAGGAGAGACTCCAGTTCTAGCTCCTGAACTTCCCCTTGGAGCTGTTGCGAACCCTGCTCAGCCTTTCGTTTCAACTCCTCGATCTGCTTCTGCATCGAAGCAATCGTTTGCTCCGCCTCCATGACCTTGAGTTTCAGCCCTTCTTCGGCCTCTTTCTTAGCTTGTTCCCGAGTAACAGTCAGCCCCTCTTGGACCCGCTTCTCAACCGTCAGCTCAAGTTCACGTTTGGCATCATCCAGTTCACGCTGCTTCCGAAGGAGGTCAGCCTGTGCCTTCTGGGCTTCGGCCAGTTTGGCTTCACGCTCTTGCATCAGCGAGTTGAGATCAGCCAGCTCCTTGTCCTTTTGATCAAGATCAGTTTGCAAGGCCAGCTTGGCCTTCTTGGCCTCCTCTATCGCGATCTTGCTGCGTTCATACTTGAGTTTCTCAGCCACCTGGTCATCGAATGCGAGCTGGGCCTGGGAAAGAGCCTCTTCTCGCTCACGCAGAGCGACGTCGCGTTTTGCAACGTCGGCATCTTTCTGAGCCAGTTGTTTTTGATATTCGCGGCGTGTGGATTCGATCAATGGGGCGGCGAGAGACTCCGTGAGTTTGATCTCGGTCTTACAGTTGGGACAGATGATAGTTGGTTCACTCATACAATGTTTCGTGAGTTTGGCACCCAGGCCTTAGCTCTATCGGACCTGCCAACGAATGGCAAAAAGGTGTTCGGAGCTTGCCTTTTGTTGCAACTTCCCCTCAATCTCATTA
Protein-coding regions in this window:
- a CDS encoding DUF2130 domain-containing protein, which produces MSEPTIICPNCKTEIKLTESLAAPLIESTRREYQKQLAQKDADVAKRDVALREREEALSQAQLAFDDQVAEKLKYERSKIAIEEAKKAKLALQTDLDQKDKELADLNSLMQEREAKLAEAQKAQADLLRKQRELDDAKRELELTVEKRVQEGLTVTREQAKKEAEEGLKLKVMEAEQTIASMQKQIEELKRKAEQGSQQLQGEVQELELESLLRAKFPRDTIEPVPKGEHGGDALQHVVGPSGQPCGTIIWESKRTKNWSDGWLAKLREDQRAAKAEIAVIVSQSLPKEIETFGLVENVWVTHTKTVLPVALTLRHTLIEVASARQASEGQQTKTEMVYQYLTGPRFRHRVEAIVEAFSSMQEDLDKEKKAIIKQWAKREEQIDRVMQATAGMYGDLQGIAGKTIQEIAGLEFRALNPPATEKNIPSET